The Girardinichthys multiradiatus isolate DD_20200921_A chromosome Y, DD_fGirMul_XY1, whole genome shotgun sequence genome has a window encoding:
- the LOC124864355 gene encoding LOW QUALITY PROTEIN: sorting nexin-8-like (The sequence of the model RefSeq protein was modified relative to this genomic sequence to represent the inferred CDS: inserted 1 base in 1 codon) has product MTVRAMAGEINEGSVPAYYREVYEAIRCRTDERVQVEVFERLLQRAGLSKTARSQIAQHVDSTDGFLTKLSLYKGLALIAVAQQGKQPSPKLLENYIQELPKPQLGEPRELNALRMQPAQNDVLTISETLEKLLAKDTVQVELIPEKKGLFLKHVEYQVTSQRYKISVYRRYSDFDIFHEXLLQKFAYRVVPALPPKRMLKGVLTSVSEHEFIEGRRRALGRFINLVARHPVFSEDELVKTFLTFSGSDVQTRLRDTCKKSGDEFMTNRIATQVKEYLPADIQAQFSTSRELIKNIHNSFQRLRDRAEKMAERSKENATDLLQFGRELSALGSDASALPSLASSHSSWGTLRRSLKSLSVKFAVLSDKATQQDRREEDDVVEKLNFFLDLLQSYRDLCERHEKGVLHEHQRALHKYGVMKKQMMSATVQSKEQASVEQLESRIVQQESAIQTIELRNYFSLFCLHQETQLIFSYLPITSHILGAFDNSQVQGHKEMGEVWNELHPKLGCLFGSNNGLKPPI; this is encoded by the exons ATGACAGTCCGAGCGATGGCAGGAGAGATCAATGAAG GTTCAGTTCCTGCCTATTACAGAGAAGTGTATGAGGCCATCCGATGCAGGACAGATGAGAGAGTGCAGGTTGAAGTTTTTGAGCGGCTCCTGCAAAGGGCCGGTCTCTCTAAGACGGCTCGCAGCCAG atTGCTCAGCATGTTGACTCCACAGATGGATTCCTTACCAAGCTGTCCCTCTATAAAGGACTGGCTTTGATTGCTGTTGCCCAGCAAGGGAAACAACCAAGCCCTAAACTCTTGGAGAACTACATACAGG AGTTACCAAAACCCCAGCTTGGAGAACCAAGGGAGCTGAACGCTCTGAGGATGCAGCCGGCTCAGAATGATGTTCTGACCATTTCAGAGACGCTGGAAAAGCTTCTGGCCAAAGACACAGTCCAGGTGGAGCTGATACCGGAGAAGAAGGGCCTGTTCCTCAAGCATGTGGAGTACCAAGTCACCAGCCAG cGTTATAAAATATCAGTTTATAGGCGGTACAGTGATTTCGACATCTTCCATG CTTTACTTCAGAAATTTGCCTACAGAGTGGTTCCAGCACTGCCACCCAAAAGGATGCTAAAGGGAG TCCTGACGTCTGTGTCTGAGCATGAGTTCATTGAAGGGAGAAGACGAGCTCTGGGCAGATTTATAAACTTAGTGGCCCGCCACCCTGTCTTCTCCGAGGATGAGCTGGTCAAGACCTTCCTCACCTTCAGTGGCTCT GATGTCCAGACCAGGCTGCGTGACACTTGCAAGAAATCGGGTGACGAGTTCATGACCAACAGGATTGCAACCCAAGTGAAG GAATATCTCCCAGCAGACATTCAGGCTCAGTTCTCAACTAGCAGAGAGCTGATTAAAAATATCCACAACAGCTTCCAGAGGCTGCGGGACAGAGCAGAAAAAATGGCTGAGCGCTCTAAGGAGAATGCAACTGATCTGCTTCAGTTTGGTCGAGAGCTTAg TGCTCTGGGCTCAGATGCGTCGGCTCTTCCTTCCTTGGCCTCCTCACACAGCAGCTGGGGAACCCTGCGTCGGTCGTTGAAAAGCCTGTCGGTGAAGTTTGCCGTTTTATCCGACAAAGCCACTCAGCAG GACAGACGGGAAGAGGATGATGTTGTGGAGAAACTGAACTTCTTCCTAGATTTGCTGCAGTCGTACAGA GATCTATGCGAGCGTCATGAAAAGGGTGTGCTTCATGAGCACCAGAGAGCGCTGCACAAGTACGGCGTGATGAAAAAGCAGATGATGAGTGCCACAGTTCAGTCCAAAGAGCAGGCTTCTGTAGAGCAGCTGGAGTCACGAATTGTTCAG CAAGAAAGTGCCATCCAGACCATTGAGCTCCGCAACTATTTTTCCCTGTTCTGCCTTCATCAAGAGACGCAGCTTATCTTCAGCTACCTTCCAATCACTTCTCACATTCTTGGGGCTTTCGATAACTCCCAGGTCCAAGGACACAAAGAG atggGTGAGGTGTGGAATGAACTCCATCCAAAGCTTGGGTGTCTCTTTGGTAGTAATAACGGACTGAAACCTCCAATCTGA